Genomic window (Thermodesulfobium sp. 4217-1):
TGTTTGGGTTTTTAGGGGTACGGTATTTTAGCTAAATTTAGGAGGTTTTTGACGAAGATGGGTTAAGTAATATTTCAAGTCAAATGTGCTAAAATCATAAGTTAATATTAGTTTTTGATATTATCTTTATCAACTTCATTAAAGGGGGCTTTTATGCTTTATCAGATTGCTTTACATGTAAAGAGTTGTGATACATATAGGCTTGGAGTAGCGATTGATCAAGTGGAGAGACTTTATCAAAAGGTGAGTGAAGGCTCTATTTCAGTGATATTTATTTTTACCTTTGAGGGGATTGACTTATTTTATAAACATAAAATACCAGACGATTTGTTAAGGAGGATGGAAAAGCTTTACTCTGACGGCGTGAAATTTAAGCTGGTTCTGCCGAATGATGGAGAGGTAAAGTTTGGCGAATATCCATTCTTAGACGTGATAGAAGCTGGTTTGATAGAACTTGTAAAGCTTTATAGAGCGGGATATTTATATATAAGTATGTAGATAATTTTTTTTAGGAGATAAATATGCAAATTTTGATGCCCGAGGTAAACAAGGATAGTATAAGAAACAGATTGGTAAAATGGTTAAAGAATGAAAAAGATGAAGTAAAAGCTGGTGAAGAGATTGCGTTGATAGAAAATCAAAGGGTTACAAGCGTTATAAAGTCAGCTTTTTCTGGAAGGCTTATTAATATTGCGGCAGAAAATAGCTTTATAGATGTTGGCCAACAAGTTGCTGAAGTTCTAGAAGATGATCCGCTCAAAGAGTCTTCCTTGCCAGATGTGGTAGCCACTGATGGAGAGACTGAAGGGGACGACTTGCAAGTAAACTTTGTCAAAGAAGACCAGCCACTCATAGCTGTTAAAGATTCTTTGAACTTCAGGTGCAAAGTCGATATCTCTAAATCTTTGTATTTTGTTTTCGATAATTCTATTGATTTTTCAAGTTATTTGTTTTTTTGTATATCAAAAGCTTATTCAAAATATCCATTTTTAGGTAGAAAATATCCAGTTAATTTTTATAAGTTAAGCGAGAATGGTTTAGAAAATGTGAATTCTTATTCTGAAGATCTGTTAAAGAAAATCGAATTGGCTGGTTTGAGCTCTTTAGACGAATTTTTCAATAGAAAGAGAAAAAATATTGATTTTTCGACAAGTGAGAATTTTAACGTAATTTACTGTGAAGATATGTCTTTGGAGAACATACAAATTACTTTCTCTAAGAAAAATAGCGCAATTCTTACCTGTGCTTACGATATTCCTGAAAATTTTGATGATGACTCTAAAGAAGAGTGCAGCTTATTTTTTAGCTCTAACTTTGGAGGAAATTTATCCGATTTCTTGAATTTTTTGAGGAAATTAAAAGGCTTTTTGACTAAGCCTGAGAATTTAATTCTCTAAATTTATATAAGAATGGGCTTTTTATTAATATTATGAATTCGCAATTAATTTATATTTATTTATGGAGGAGATAGAGATGATTAGGGTAGTGGTATCGGGTATCGGTGGCAAGATGGGAAGAATGGTTTCTGAAACTGTCTTGAAGCAGCCAGATATGAAATTGGTAGGTGGAGTTGACCCATTTGTAGCGGGTAAGACGCTTAAAGACCTTTTTAAGATTGAAGATTCTACAGCTATTAGTCCAACCGTAGAGGAGCTTTTAATAAATGTTCAGTTTGACGTATTAATAGACTTTACAAGGGGAAACGTCGCTCCTCATACCATTGAAAAAACTCTTGAGGACAGAAGAAATGTAGTGGTGGGGACTACGGGGATAGACGGCAAGGATCTGGATCGCTTAGGCAAGATGGCTGACGATCTAAAAGTAGGTTTTTTCCTTGCACCTAACTTTTCTTTGGGAGCTGTTTTGATGATGGAGTTTGCAAAGAAGGCAGCTCAGTATCTCGATCATGCTGAGATAATAGAGCTTCATCACAACCAAAAAGCTGATGCCCCTTCAGGCACTGCGCTAAGAACTGCTTATCTGATGTCGAATGGCTCAAAGGTATTTAACAAAGACACTGTTCAGGGCGAAGAGAAGATAAAGTCAGCTCTTGGTGGAGAGGTGAATGGCATTAGGATTCATTCTGTAAGATTGCCTGGCTTTGTGGCACATCAAGAGGTTCTTTTTGGCGGTGTGGGTGAAATTTTGACAATTAGACATGACTCTTTGTCAAGAGAATCCTTTATGCCAGGGGTATTGCTTGCTACCAGAAAGGTGCAGGGGTTGAATGGATTTGTGGTAGGACTTGAAAATTTGTTGTAGATAATATTTGATTTGTAATGAATTTTGACAATAATTTTCCTAAGCAGTTAAGTTAGCTGCTTAGGGTTTTTTATAGTTTTTGCTTTTTGTATAATATTATTTATAATATTATTATTTAAATACTAAGGGGGTTTTAATTTGGAGAACAACGAATTTAACCAGTTTTTGAAGAAGATAGAGTCTGTGGAAAAGTTAAACAAGAAGATAGCTTCAAGCCTTGCTGGTCTAAAAAACTCATTTAAAAATATGAATATTAAGGACCACAAAAAATATTTAGATAATTTATCAAAAGAGACTAAGACAATTGGTGAGGAATTTTCTTTGATAGAAGAAGACCTGAGAAGTTATGCTTCTGATGTTGAGGGCTATATTAAGAGCGAACAATATCCACTGGACTTAGATTCAAAGCTTAAGGATGAACCAGGAATAAAGCTTTCATATCCAACTTATGAGCTTGGGCCTATAAGGCTAAAGATTGATCTTAATCAGGGAAACAACATAATATTTGGCAGGAAAGCAAATAAAATATTTGACTATAAGCCAGATAAATTATTAGACCTTTTAAAGAAAAAATATTCAACAATTACTAAAAGACCTTTTAACAGGGATAAATTTTGCAAGGATCTTCTGGAGGCATATAAGATTCTTAATAAACTAACATATCAAAACAGCGATGTGAAATGGGGGAATGCAGTATCACTTTCAAAGATCTACGAACTTATTACAATTAGCTCTGCATATAGACAAGAATATTCAAAAGCTAATTTTATATTTGATATCTCAAGGCTAAAAGACCAGTTCGAAATTAAATTTGATAAATTTCAATTTAATTTTGGGACGTCAAGGGATGTTGCAAACACACTTCTTGTGGTAGATTCTAATGGTAACGAGAGTAGGCTGAGCACTCTAATAGTTCACAAGTTGGAGGATTAAGCAATGCATATTTCTGGGGAGGATTTTAGATTATTAAAGAGTGGGCAGGTTCCTTCAGACGATGAGCTTATGTGTAGGATGTTTATTGGCCAAAGAGATTGGATAGATGAGTTTAAGGATTATTATCTTTATAACTTTGTGGGGAAGGGGTATGGCAGCAAAGTAAAGTTTCTAATTGGTTCTGAAGGCTGTGGTAAGACACACGCTCTTCGATTGCTTGGGAAATATGCGAAAGATATGGGATATGAAGTATGTCATCTATCAATTAAAGATTTAGATATAAAAATAAGCGATATGGCTTCGTTATATAAAGAAATTTGTAATCAAGTTAACAAAGAAAGAATTGTTGCTGGACTTTGCAAGAGAGTCGCTTCTGACATTGGCTATAACGATTATGATGGCGATGTTCTATTTCTGCCAATAATGCTTGAATACGAAAAAGGCATTCCTGCTAGCGATGCAAAAAAAGAGATTAGAAGATCTCTGGGATCTATTATAAAGAAATTAGATGTTTTGCCCAGCTTTGTTACTTTTTGTTTTCAAGCTTGTCACGCAAGGATGGTAGATGATAACAATGAAGTTATCGACATTCTTTTGAAATGGTTAAGCGGGATTTCTCTCACCAGGCAGGAGAAGAATCAGGTTGGCATTTTTGATAAACTACAAAGGCATAATGCAAGGTTGTGGCTTAACTGCCTTATAAAACTTTTGGATTTCGTAGGCATAAAGGGCCTTTTTGTCGCAATTGACGATCTTGAATCTGTACTATATAAAAATGATGCATCCAAAACATTAAATTATACGAGAGGCAATTTAAACGATTTGTTTGAAATGATAAGACAATTTATAGACGAAACTGAGCATATATCTAATTTTATAATATTTTTTGCTGGGAGAAATGAGCTATTAGATGATGAAAAAAGGGGTTTTAAAAGCTATGAAGCCCTTCAAATGAGAATTCAAACAGGAATAATTCAAAAAGAACTCTTTAACCCTTATGCAGATATTATAGATTTTGATCAGTGGTTGTGCAATAAAGACGAATCTTTTTTTAAAGAAATAAATTATAATTTGAGAAGCATTTTTGAAGAAAGTGGCTACAGGTTTGACTTTAAAATGTCTAATTTTTTTGAATCCGAGAGTAAAAATATAAGATCTGCAATTATTGAGACCTCAAACTTTATGGAAGGGGGTGAGGATGATGATTAACTATACAGAAAATCAGCTTGAGGCCATTGCAATTATAGAATCTTTAAGATCCGGTATCCCCACAATGCGTTCAACAAGAAATCTGCCCGATTTAAGACCTGAATTGATGAAATTAGTTGAAAAAGATCTAAACTCTTTAAAAAATAAGTCAATTGTCAAAGGAAGGATAATATGGGGACCATATGGAGATGGCAAGTCTCATCTGTTAACATCAATAGAACATAAGGCTCTAAGTTTAAATATGGCAGTTAGCAAGATATCTTTGAGTAGAAACGTTACTTGTAACAATTTTTCAAAGCTATATTATTATCTTGCTTCTCGTGTTAGAACTCCAGATTCTGTTATTATGGGTATTCAGAGATATCTAAACCAAAAGAAAAGGGAAGAATTTTCAGATAGCCAGATTGCTAAACCTAATAGGTATAGTCATCCATTCTTCTCATATATCTTTGAAGACTACTTGGCAGCAAGCGGTGAAGAGCAAGAAATTATTTACAACTTTTTAGTTGGAGGAAGGCCTTTTTTAAATGAGTTAAAAAAAATTCACAAATCAATCCACAAAGTGCCAATGGAAAAGTTTGAGAGGAATTTTAGTTTCAAGGAAGATTCGAATAGTTTTTTTGATTATTTCTCTGATATATTAACCTTTTTGGGTTTTGACGGCTGGATTATTTTGATTGATGAATTGGAACTTGTATCCAGACTTTCAAAAAACGCAAGATTGGACACATATTTAAATCTTAATAAACTGCTAAACTGGTCTGATGATCTAAATTGTCCAATATATGTAATATGCGCTGCTGCCCAGAGCTTGCAAAGTGATTTGTGGTTTTCTTCACATCTGAAGAGAAATGATAAAGACTTAATGCCTGACCTTGCAAAAGAGAAATATAAAAAAGAAGCTGTAAATATAATTAATAATTTTTTTAATTTTGCAATTGATAAAGAAATTTGTCCTATTATTAAGCCTGTGGAATTAAATGTTTTATTGGAGCTTTTGCTAAAGATAAAGGACATTTATGAAAGAGCTTTTAATAAGAGTTTTTATTTTGATATGAAAGAATTTATAGGCAATTTTCCCTCTGATACCACAATCAGAACTTATATTAGAGCGCTTATTGAGAAGTTAGATATATTAAGAGTACATGATACCGATGTTGAGGTCAGAGCTGGGAGTATTTCTGGCTACTCTATTAATGAGGATGCAGAATATTTTTCTGAAGAGGATTTAAATGATATTTAGAAAATGATTTGATAAAAAAAGCATTAATAATGTTCACTATTTTTCTTTTTAACATAAAATTAACATTGTTATGATAATTTTAAGATATACTTTATCCCTATCTTAAGGAGTGAAAACGCTTAATGTTTAAAAAGGCTCAAAATATACTTAGTTTTCGCTCTGTTGACTTAGCTAACCTTTCATTATTTGACATATTATTAAAACTTGTAGCTATATTTCTGATTTTGTTGCCAGTTCTGATTTTTATAATATTGTTTATAAATTCCTTGCCTGCAATCTCGAAATTGGGCTTTAGCGTATTCACTACGAACAACTGGGATCCTGTGAGCGACAAGTTTGGCGTGATAGCACCCTTACTTGTGACAGTTATAGTCGGCGTGATCAGTACAGTTCTTGGTTTGATGATTTCAACTCCCATTGCTCTTTTTCTCTCGTTTTACTCAAGAGGGAAAATTTCATCTTTTTTTTCTACGGTAATTGATGCGCTTGCATCTATACCTTCAGTGGTTTTAGGCCTGTGGGCTATTTTTTATGTGGCTCCCCACATTGGTACGATTGAAACAGTAATAAAGGCTTTGTTTGGATTTATACCATTTTTGAACGGTAATCCCTCTCCATTTGGTCTTTTGACTACGATTTTGATCTTGACCTTAATGCTCGTCCCTATTCAGACTGTCTTGATTAAGGAGCTGATAATCTTGGTTCCTAGAAATTTACTTGAAGCGGGTTTTAGCCTGGGCACTACAAAATACGAGATAGTAACAAATTTAATATTGCCCTTTATAGGACAGGGAATAGTGGCTGTCGTCTTTCTCTCCCTTGCAAGGGGTATGGAAGAGACTATGGCTACTGCTATGCTCATTGGAAACAGACCTCTTTTCCCTGATTCGATCTTCTCTCCTACCGCAACCCTGACAAGTATAATTGCTAATGAGTTTTCGGAGGCATTTTCTAAAACCTACCTGTCTGTGCTTTTTGAGCTGGGTCTTATCCTCTTTGCGCTCGTTTTTGTAACCAATGTATGCGCTAAGTTTATACTGAGAATGTTATACAGGAGATTTAGATGAGAGTATTAACTGATAGATTATTTCAGGCTTTTACTATGGCTGTGGCCCTGTCAGTATCCATCATTCTCGCCTTTATACTGTTTCAACTTATAAAAGACGGAATTGGATCTATAAATCTCAACTTTTTTGTTGAAACAGCTAGGCCTGTGGGCTCAAACTCGGGCGGATTCAAACAGGCTATCGTGGGATCGCTACTTATAGATTCTATCGCAATGATAATAATCATCTCTTTTTCTGTTCTTGGAGGACTATTTTTGCACGTTTATCCCGAAACCCTGCTTTCAAAAATATTAAAAGAATCTATGTCACTTTTGCAAGGGACACCGACAATTGTCTGTGGAATATGTGTTTATTATATGGTTGTGAGGTCGATGGGTCACTTTTCTGGTTTTGCAGGTTCTATAGCCCTTGCTTTGGTGGGAATACCGTATATGGTGCTTGCCAGCGAACAGATTTTCAAGATGACCCCGTCTCTACTGGTAGAGGCTGCATATTCTTTGGGCCTCTCTAAGGCAAGGGTTATATTTTATGTGATACTTAGATTTGCAAAGTTTCCACTCCTTGCAATCTCTCTTTTGACGCTTGCAAGGATAGCAGGAGAGACAGCGCCGCTTCTTTTTACCGCATTTGGAAATAGCTTTTTAGAGCTAAATCCTGGAAGGCCAATGGCTGCTATGCCTTTACAGATATTTATATATGCTATTTCCCCTTATGACGAATGGCATCGGCTAGCTTGGGCAGGCGCGTTGGTTCTAATAATATTTGTTACAGTTTTAAGTATAATTTTAGGTCGTTATAGAAGGCTTGGAGAATAGGTGGGCAAAATATGATAAAAATGAAGTTGCAAGACGTTCATGCCTTTTTCGGGAAAAACGAAGTTCTTAAAAGCATCAATCTGGACGTTTATGACAAAGCTGTTACTTCTATAATAGGTCCATCTGGATGTGGTAAGACTACTCTCTTGAGATGTTTAAATAGAATGCATGAGCTGGATAGAAATGCTTCAATCAAAGGGCGGATTCTCTTAGATAATGAAGATATTTTTAAGATGGATCTATATAAAGTGAGGAGAAAGGTTGGGATGGTATTCCAAAGGCCTAATCCATTTCCTTTTATGTCTATACAGGATAACGTTCTTGCAGGTTTTTTGATGAGCGGCAAAAGACTCTCAAAAAAGCAAAAAGAAGAATTATGTGAGAAAAATTTAAGAAGGGTTGCTCTGTGGGAGGAGTCAAAAGATAGATTAAGAGATTTGCCTACCAATTTGTCTGGCGGGCAGCAACAGAGGCTTTGTATTGCAAGGGCTCTGGCAAACGATCCTGAAATCGTTTTGATGGATGAGCCTACGTCGGCACTCGATCCTATTTCTACCTCTAAAATCGAAGAGTTAATTATTGCTCTAAAAAATGAAATAGTAATAGTCATAGTTACTCATAATATGCAGCAGGCAGCAAGAATTTCTGATTTTACTTCATTTATGTATCTTGGTAATTTGATAGAATATGGTGTAACGGAACAAATATTTAAAGTGCCAAAGGAAAAGCTTACGGAAGACTATATAACAGGAAGATTTGGATAAGAAAGTGAGGTGTATCTTTGGAAAGACACTTTGATATAGAGATCAGGGAATTAACGAAAAAATTATTTGAGATGACTACTCTTGTAGAGAGGTCTATTGACTTGGTTATTCTCTCTATCTTGGAAAGAGATTCCAGAATTGCCCAAGAGGTCATTGAAAGTGAAAAAATGACAGATGAGCTTGAGATCGATATAGAAGAGCAGTGTATGACCATGTTAGCGCTCTATCAGCCAGTAGCAAAGGATCTTAGATATATAGTTATGATTATGAGGATAATAGTAGATCTCGAAAGAATGTCTGATGAGACAAAGAGCATCGCAGTTTCAACCATGAATCTTTTGAAGGATCCACCAATTGAGATCTTTATGCAAAAGATTCCTGATATGGCGAAGAAAGTAAAGGTTATGGTTAGGAACGCCATTACTTCATTGGTGGAAAGAAGCGAGGATATAGCTCTTAGCGTGATAGAAGATGACGATGCGGTAGATGAGGACTATCACAATATTCTTAAATATTTGAACAAAGAGATTTCTGAAAGAAGGTTCAATTGCGAAAGAATTATCGATTGGTTATTTATTACCAGGCATTTTGAGAGATTGGGGGACCACGCCACGAACATTGCCGAAGACGTTCTATATATCGTAAGAGGCAAGAACGTTAAACACATGAAACCTTAATCTTAATCGCATTAGCTGTGAGGGGAAAGTTGATTGCTAAAGTTAAATTATTTTAGTTTTGAATATGGGGAGATGCAGCTATGAAAATAAGAGTTACAAATGAAGCAAGAAAATTTATTCAGAGCAGAACCAAAGGGACTGCGTATGTTATCATAAGCGCGCCAATAAAATATTGCGGTTCCTGAACTGATCCAGAGCCTAGCAGTTTGCAGGCAAGAATCGTAACACCCGATCAGATAAATAAGTTTACTCATGATATGATTTTGTGGGACGAAGATTTAAGAGTATACGTAGAGTTTCTTACTGACAAATATTTTGGTCAAATTGATCACGTGTTAGATCTTTGTTATGATGATGTTACTGAGGCTCCATATCTGTGCGTTAACCCTGATCCAAGACTTCTCATGGACCTGGCTCGAATTTAAATTTAAGGAGGTAAGAATATGAAAATCTTAGTTGCTGTGGATGGATCCAAGCCTTCTATAAAGGCTGTAGAATTTGCTTTAAATATGGCAAAAGAGCACCACGCAATAGAAGTTGTATTGATAACAGTGTCTTGTGGGTACGACTGGACTTTTGTGAGCGATGATGTTTTCGTAGATCCTGAGAAGATCAATGAAGCCTGTGACATAGCTTTTTCTAAAAAATTGGATGAAGCTAAAAAAGTTTTTGATGATGCAGGAGTTAAGGTAAAGGCTATAATGATCTCGGGAGGCGATCCTGCAAAGGAGATCTTGAAATATGTAGAAGAAAATGATATCGAAAGAATCATAGTTGGAAACAAGGGTCTAAATCCTTTGTCAGGTTTGATTGGAAGTGTAGCTTACTCTATTTTAAAAAATGCTACTGTTCCTGTTACATTGGTAAAGTAGACTATATAAATTAAGTAAAAAATAATATTGTCTAAATAAATATTGGCAGCAAGAATTTTGCTGCAATATTGTTAGATATTTTTTTAAGGAGTGATTATAATAAGCGCTTTTTCATCTCTGGGTGAGTATATAGCTTTTTTGGAGAAAAGAAATGAGTTAAAAAGAATCAGAGTAGAGGTTGACAGATACCTTGAGATAACAGAGATTGCTGATAGATTCGTAAAAGTTGGCGGGCCAGCCCTATATTTTGAAAATGTAAAAGACTCGAAATTTCCTTTGGCTATCAATGTCTTTGGCACTTGGGACAGGGTAGTAAGGGCTATAGGCAATCCAGATGATATCGCCAAAAAAATTGACGAATTGTTAAAATTGCCAACCAAGAAGATTGGTTTTTGGGATACGGTAAGATCACTGCCAAATATAGTAGGCCTTATGAATATAAAACCAAAAATTGTCAATAAAGCGCCGTGCCAAGAGGTAATCTTGAGGGGAGATCAGGTAAACTTAAACGATCTGCCAGTGCTTCACTGCTGGCCTCTTGACGGTGGTCCATTCATTACCCTGCCCCTGGTTATGACACAGGATCCCGAATCAAAAGAGAGAAATCTCGGGATGTATAGGATGCAGGTCTTTGATAGAAATACTACGGGTATGCATTGGCATCATCACAAGGATGGAGCAAGGCACTTCTCGAAGTTGAAACCGGGAGAGAGAATGAACGTGGCTGTAGCTATTGGAGCTGACCCTGCTACCATTTACTCTGCTACTGCGCCGCTTCCGCCAAACGTGGATGAGTTTGTGTTTGCGGGCTTTTTAAGAGGATCTGGAGTAGAGATGGTTAAGGCTTTAAATTCTGATATACTTGTGCCCGCACAGGCTGAATTTGTATTAGAAGGTTATGTCGTCAAGGGAGAGCTTAGACGAGAAGGGCCATTTGGAGATCATACGGGATTTTATTCGCTGGAGGATGATTTTCCGGTATTTCACGTTGAGTGTATCACCCATAGAAAAAATCCTGTTTACGTAGCCACCATTGTGGGAAGACCTCCTATGGAGGATGCCTATCTTGGCAAGGCTACTGAGAGAATATTTCTCCCAATGCTAAAGATGACTTTCCCCGAAATAGTAGATCTAAACCTGCCGATTGAGGGGGTATTTCACAATTTAGCTATAGTATCAATTAAAAAACAATATCCAGGACATGCAAGAAAGGTTATGCATGCCCTATGGGGGCTCGGACAGATGAGCTTTACGAAGTTCATAGTGGTGGTTGACGAGGATGTAAACGTTCACGACATGTCTTATGTGAGATGGAAGGCTTTAAATAACGTAGACCCAGAAAGAGACATTGAGATAGTAAAAGGTCCTGTGGATGTTCTCGATCATGCAGCGCCATACCCAAGATTTGGCTCTAAGATGGGGATTGACGCCACGAAGAAGATGAAAGAAGAGGGCCTTATAAGGGAATTTCCGCCTGATATTGTGATGGGCGAAGATATTCGGAATATGGTAAGCAAACGCTGGCAAGAATATGGCTTTTAATTTTGACTGAAGGGAGTAAGACAAGATAAGAAATCAGATTGTATTGAAGTTATCAAACATCTTTGATGATATACGAGTTGAACATACTGTGTTTTCATTGCCTTTTTTGTTGGCCTCTGCTTTTATAGCGTCAAATGGCTTCCCAGATTTAGAAAAATTAATTCTTATCATAGTAGCTCTTTTATTTGCAAGGGCGGCTGCTATGTCATTTAACCGATTTGCTGATGCAAATATTGACAGATTCAATCCAAGAACTGCAAAAAGATCTATCCCGAAAGGCGTGGTAAAAAGAAAAGATATGTTTTTCTTTGTAAGCTTTTGTTCGGTGATGTTCATCTTAACTTCTTATTTTCTGGGCAGCTTGACATTTATGCTGTCGCCTGTGGCACTATTTATAGTTTTTTTCTATTCTTATACGAAAAGATTTACTGCGCTAAGCCACATTGTTTTGGGCATTGCTCTTAGCCTTGCTCCTGCTGGTGCATGGATAGCCCTGAGAAACGATTTTGGTTTAGTGCCATTTTTTATGATGCTTGCGGTTGTATTCTGGCTTGCGGGCTTTGACGTCTTATATTCTCTTCAAGATCTAAAATATGATATAAAGCAAGGCCTTCACT
Coding sequences:
- a CDS encoding BREX system ATP-binding domain-containing protein: MHISGEDFRLLKSGQVPSDDELMCRMFIGQRDWIDEFKDYYLYNFVGKGYGSKVKFLIGSEGCGKTHALRLLGKYAKDMGYEVCHLSIKDLDIKISDMASLYKEICNQVNKERIVAGLCKRVASDIGYNDYDGDVLFLPIMLEYEKGIPASDAKKEIRRSLGSIIKKLDVLPSFVTFCFQACHARMVDDNNEVIDILLKWLSGISLTRQEKNQVGIFDKLQRHNARLWLNCLIKLLDFVGIKGLFVAIDDLESVLYKNDASKTLNYTRGNLNDLFEMIRQFIDETEHISNFIIFFAGRNELLDDEKRGFKSYEALQMRIQTGIIQKELFNPYADIIDFDQWLCNKDESFFKEINYNLRSIFEESGYRFDFKMSNFFESESKNIRSAIIETSNFMEGGEDDD
- a CDS encoding universal stress protein, with amino-acid sequence MKILVAVDGSKPSIKAVEFALNMAKEHHAIEVVLITVSCGYDWTFVSDDVFVDPEKINEACDIAFSKKLDEAKKVFDDAGVKVKAIMISGGDPAKEILKYVEENDIERIIVGNKGLNPLSGLIGSVAYSILKNATVPVTLVK
- the phoU gene encoding phosphate signaling complex protein PhoU, producing MERHFDIEIRELTKKLFEMTTLVERSIDLVILSILERDSRIAQEVIESEKMTDELEIDIEEQCMTMLALYQPVAKDLRYIVMIMRIIVDLERMSDETKSIAVSTMNLLKDPPIEIFMQKIPDMAKKVKVMVRNAITSLVERSEDIALSVIEDDDAVDEDYHNILKYLNKEISERRFNCERIIDWLFITRHFERLGDHATNIAEDVLYIVRGKNVKHMKP
- the pstB gene encoding phosphate ABC transporter ATP-binding protein PstB — encoded protein: MIKMKLQDVHAFFGKNEVLKSINLDVYDKAVTSIIGPSGCGKTTLLRCLNRMHELDRNASIKGRILLDNEDIFKMDLYKVRRKVGMVFQRPNPFPFMSIQDNVLAGFLMSGKRLSKKQKEELCEKNLRRVALWEESKDRLRDLPTNLSGGQQQRLCIARALANDPEIVLMDEPTSALDPISTSKIEELIIALKNEIVIVIVTHNMQQAARISDFTSFMYLGNLIEYGVTEQIFKVPKEKLTEDYITGRFG
- the pstA gene encoding phosphate ABC transporter permease PstA codes for the protein MRVLTDRLFQAFTMAVALSVSIILAFILFQLIKDGIGSINLNFFVETARPVGSNSGGFKQAIVGSLLIDSIAMIIIISFSVLGGLFLHVYPETLLSKILKESMSLLQGTPTIVCGICVYYMVVRSMGHFSGFAGSIALALVGIPYMVLASEQIFKMTPSLLVEAAYSLGLSKARVIFYVILRFAKFPLLAISLLTLARIAGETAPLLFTAFGNSFLELNPGRPMAAMPLQIFIYAISPYDEWHRLAWAGALVLIIFVTVLSIILGRYRRLGE
- a CDS encoding biotin/lipoyl-containing protein is translated as MQILMPEVNKDSIRNRLVKWLKNEKDEVKAGEEIALIENQRVTSVIKSAFSGRLINIAAENSFIDVGQQVAEVLEDDPLKESSLPDVVATDGETEGDDLQVNFVKEDQPLIAVKDSLNFRCKVDISKSLYFVFDNSIDFSSYLFFCISKAYSKYPFLGRKYPVNFYKLSENGLENVNSYSEDLLKKIELAGLSSLDEFFNRKRKNIDFSTSENFNVIYCEDMSLENIQITFSKKNSAILTCAYDIPENFDDDSKEECSLFFSSNFGGNLSDFLNFLRKLKGFLTKPENLIL
- a CDS encoding BREX system ATP-binding domain-containing protein, with amino-acid sequence MMINYTENQLEAIAIIESLRSGIPTMRSTRNLPDLRPELMKLVEKDLNSLKNKSIVKGRIIWGPYGDGKSHLLTSIEHKALSLNMAVSKISLSRNVTCNNFSKLYYYLASRVRTPDSVIMGIQRYLNQKKREEFSDSQIAKPNRYSHPFFSYIFEDYLAASGEEQEIIYNFLVGGRPFLNELKKIHKSIHKVPMEKFERNFSFKEDSNSFFDYFSDILTFLGFDGWIILIDELELVSRLSKNARLDTYLNLNKLLNWSDDLNCPIYVICAAAQSLQSDLWFSSHLKRNDKDLMPDLAKEKYKKEAVNIINNFFNFAIDKEICPIIKPVELNVLLELLLKIKDIYERAFNKSFYFDMKEFIGNFPSDTTIRTYIRALIEKLDILRVHDTDVEVRAGSISGYSINEDAEYFSEEDLNDI
- a CDS encoding UbiA-like polyprenyltransferase, whose protein sequence is MKLSNIFDDIRVEHTVFSLPFLLASAFIASNGFPDLEKLILIIVALLFARAAAMSFNRFADANIDRFNPRTAKRSIPKGVVKRKDMFFFVSFCSVMFILTSYFLGSLTFMLSPVALFIVFFYSYTKRFTALSHIVLGIALSLAPAGAWIALRNDFGLVPFFMMLAVVFWLAGFDVLYSLQDLKYDIKQGLHSIPVAIGEKNSLYIARFFHALTILFLIPIGVLANISPVYFAGLVIFAFLLLYEHSLVKPNDLSKINMAFFNVNAICSFIYASFVIVSVLIK
- the pstC gene encoding phosphate ABC transporter permease subunit PstC: MFKKAQNILSFRSVDLANLSLFDILLKLVAIFLILLPVLIFIILFINSLPAISKLGFSVFTTNNWDPVSDKFGVIAPLLVTVIVGVISTVLGLMISTPIALFLSFYSRGKISSFFSTVIDALASIPSVVLGLWAIFYVAPHIGTIETVIKALFGFIPFLNGNPSPFGLLTTILILTLMLVPIQTVLIKELIILVPRNLLEAGFSLGTTKYEIVTNLILPFIGQGIVAVVFLSLARGMEETMATAMLIGNRPLFPDSIFSPTATLTSIIANEFSEAFSKTYLSVLFELGLILFALVFVTNVCAKFILRMLYRRFR